The following DNA comes from Cyanobacteria bacterium QS_8_64_29.
AGCCCATGGGAGCCCTGCAAGTTGGCATCGCCGGTCCGGTGGGATCGGGCAAAACGGCCCTGCTCGATGCGCTCTGCAAACAACTGCGCTCGCGCTACCAGATTGCCGCCATCACCAACGACATCTATACCCAGGAAGACGCGCAGGCGCTGGCGCGCTCGCAGGCCCTGCCGCGCGATCGCGTCGTGGGAGTGGAAACCGGCGGTTGCCCGCACGCCGCCATCCGCGAGGATGTCTCCATGAACCTAGATGCGCTGGCCCAAATCGAGGCGCGCGCCAGCAATCTGGATCTGGCCTTTCTGGAGAGCGGGGGCGACAATCTGGCCGCCACATTCAGCCCCGAGCTAGCCGATATTACCGTCTACGTCATTGATGTGGCAGCCGGCGATGACATTCCGCGCAAGGGCGGCCCCGGCATTACCCAATCGGATTGGTTGGTCATCAACAAAATCGACCTCGCCCCCCACGTCAACGCCGATTTGGATTGCATGGCACGCGATGCTAGCGCCATGCGCGGCGAGCGCCCCTACAACTTTGCCAGCTTGCGCGGGGGCGAGGGCATTACCCCCGTTGCCGATTTCATCCGGGAGCAGCTAGATCGCCGTTCTGTATAGCAAGCGACAAAACGGGCGGGGCGGCTTCTCTAGGATGGCTCCCCGTAGCTTGCTGATCGGGTAACCAATGGCGACACAGTTCGGACGGCGCAAGTTTTTGCTCTACAGCTCGGCTGCCTTTGGGACCAGCTTGCTGCTCAAAGCCTGCGGCGGCGGCCAGCAAGCAGACCAAAAGGGTAAGGAAACGGCCTCGGACGGCGCAGCCAGCGGCAGCGACACCATCAAAGTCGGCATCCTGCACTCGCTCAGCGGCACCATGGCCATCAGCGAAACGCCGGTGGTCGATGCCGAAAAGCTCGCCATCCAGGAAATCAATGACGCTGGCGGCGTCCTGGGCAAGCAAATTGAGCCCATCGTGGAAGATGGCGCTTCCGATTGGCCTACCTTTGCCGAAAAGGCTAAAAAGCTCATCAACCAGGACCAAGTGGTCGCGGTCTTTGGCTGCTGGACCTCGGCCAGCCGCAAGTCGGTCAAGCCGGTCTTTGAAGAAGAAGACCACATGCTCTGGTACCCGGTGCAGTACGAAGGCCAAGAGTGCTCCCAAAACATTTTCTATACCGGGGCGGCGCCCAACCAACAGATCGAGCGCGCCGTGCAGTGGCTGCTGGACAATAAAGGCGATCGCTTTTTCCTGGTGGGCTCCGACTACGTCTTTCCGCGCACCGCCAACACCATCATCAAGCAGATGCTCGAGGAAAAAGGCGGCGAGACGGTAGGCGAGGACTACCTGCCCCTAGGCAGCACCTCGGTTACGCCCATCATCAGCAAGATCCAGTCTGCGCTCCCCGAAGGCGGGGTCATTTTCAACACGCTCAACGGCGACAGCAACGTGGCGTTTTTCAAGCAGCTGCAAGGGGCCGGCCTGACCCCCGAGAAGTACCCGGTGATGTCGGTGAGCGTGGCCGAGGAATCGGTGCAGCAGATCGGCCCCTCGTACCTGGCCAGCCACTACGCCACCTGGAACTACTTCCAAAGCGCCGATACGCCCGAGAACGAGGACTGGGTCAGCCGCTTCCAGCAGGAGTACGGCTCGGATCGGGTCACTACCGACCCCATGGAGTCGGCCCGCAACGGCATCTACCTGTGG
Coding sequences within:
- the urtA gene encoding urea ABC transporter substrate-binding protein → MATQFGRRKFLLYSSAAFGTSLLLKACGGGQQADQKGKETASDGAASGSDTIKVGILHSLSGTMAISETPVVDAEKLAIQEINDAGGVLGKQIEPIVEDGASDWPTFAEKAKKLINQDQVVAVFGCWTSASRKSVKPVFEEEDHMLWYPVQYEGQECSQNIFYTGAAPNQQIERAVQWLLDNKGDRFFLVGSDYVFPRTANTIIKQMLEEKGGETVGEDYLPLGSTSVTPIISKIQSALPEGGVIFNTLNGDSNVAFFKQLQGAGLTPEKYPVMSVSVAEESVQQIGPSYLASHYATWNYFQSADTPENEDWVSRFQQEYGSDRVTTDPMESARNGIYLWKQAVEQAGTADDLAKVRSAAYGQQIQAPQGTVTLNANHHVTQTVRVGQVREDGQFDIVEQVGDGPIEPQPWNQYVPETEGYACDWSDPDKSGKYQLQQT
- the ureG gene encoding urease accessory protein UreG; protein product: MGALQVGIAGPVGSGKTALLDALCKQLRSRYQIAAITNDIYTQEDAQALARSQALPRDRVVGVETGGCPHAAIREDVSMNLDALAQIEARASNLDLAFLESGGDNLAATFSPELADITVYVIDVAAGDDIPRKGGPGITQSDWLVINKIDLAPHVNADLDCMARDASAMRGERPYNFASLRGGEGITPVADFIREQLDRRSV